From the genome of Hydrogenophilus thermoluteolus, one region includes:
- a CDS encoding CmpA/NrtA family ABC transporter substrate-binding protein: protein MKRGAAVAATLFGLSAGLVRTPAQASAKLGEPEKADLKFGFIKLTDMAPLAIAKELGYFEEEGLYVELEAQANWKVLLDRVIDGQLDGAHMLAGQPIAATIGYGTQADIITPISLDLNGNGITVSNAVWEMMKPSIPKENGKPKHPIGAEYLKPVVEQYRKAGKLFKMGMVFPVSTHNYELRYWLAAGGLHPGYYAPQRGDTAGTIQAQVHLSVTPPPQMPATLEAGTIDGYCVGEPWNQQAVMRGIGVAVITDYEIWKNNPEKVFGVRREFAEKFPNTTIRIVRALIRAQYWLDQENNKNRPEAVKILSRPYYVGADYDVIANSMTGFFEYERGDRRAAHDFNVFFRYNAPYPYYSDAIWYLTQMRRWGQIPEQRPDDWYFETAKKVYRPDLYKAAAESLIAEGIMNESDFPEEVWKSDGFRPVQRGFIDGIPYDGRFPNRYIDSLPIGLKGNEKA from the coding sequence ATGAAAAGAGGGGCCGCCGTGGCTGCAACGCTCTTTGGCCTTTCCGCTGGGCTCGTGCGCACACCGGCACAGGCCTCGGCAAAGCTGGGGGAACCCGAAAAAGCGGATCTGAAATTCGGCTTCATCAAGCTTACCGATATGGCGCCTTTAGCCATCGCCAAAGAGCTCGGCTATTTCGAAGAAGAAGGGCTCTACGTCGAGCTCGAGGCACAGGCCAACTGGAAAGTTTTGCTCGATCGGGTGATCGATGGCCAACTGGATGGCGCCCACATGCTGGCTGGACAACCCATTGCCGCAACCATCGGCTATGGCACCCAGGCAGACATCATCACGCCAATCTCGCTGGATCTCAACGGAAACGGGATTACCGTTTCCAATGCGGTGTGGGAGATGATGAAACCATCGATCCCCAAAGAAAACGGCAAGCCGAAGCACCCGATAGGCGCCGAATACCTCAAGCCGGTCGTCGAACAATACCGGAAAGCGGGAAAGTTGTTCAAGATGGGGATGGTCTTTCCGGTCTCCACCCACAACTACGAATTGCGTTACTGGTTGGCGGCCGGAGGACTCCATCCTGGATACTATGCCCCACAACGGGGGGACACCGCCGGTACCATTCAAGCGCAAGTCCACCTCTCGGTCACCCCACCGCCCCAAATGCCGGCCACTCTGGAGGCAGGAACGATCGACGGCTACTGTGTCGGAGAACCGTGGAACCAGCAAGCGGTGATGCGCGGCATCGGCGTAGCCGTCATCACCGACTATGAGATCTGGAAGAACAATCCCGAAAAAGTCTTCGGTGTTCGCCGCGAATTTGCCGAAAAATTCCCGAATACCACCATTCGCATCGTACGCGCACTGATCCGTGCCCAATACTGGCTCGATCAGGAAAACAACAAGAACCGACCGGAAGCGGTCAAGATCCTCTCCCGCCCCTACTATGTTGGTGCCGACTACGACGTGATCGCCAACTCGATGACCGGATTCTTCGAATACGAGCGGGGAGACAGAAGAGCGGCCCACGACTTCAACGTCTTCTTCCGTTACAACGCTCCGTACCCCTACTACTCCGACGCCATTTGGTATTTGACTCAGATGCGGCGATGGGGCCAGATACCGGAACAACGGCCGGACGACTGGTATTTCGAAACGGCGAAAAAGGTCTATCGCCCAGACTTATACAAAGCTGCAGCCGAATCCCTGATTGCAGAAGGGATCATGAATGAATCCGATTTTCCGGAAGAAGTCTGGAAAAGCGACGGTTTTCGCCCTGTCCAGCGGGGATTCATCGATGGAATCCCGTACGACGGAAGGTTTCCCAACCGCTACATCGATTCGTTGCCGATTGGGCTCAAAGGAAACGAAAAGGCGTAA
- a CDS encoding ABC transporter permease has product MVPFRLPPLRSLLAPLIGLTLFLAVWQGVASQIDTSLGKFPGPIETWQQFTNLIEEYQQEKVREQKFYEQQRIRNEKKLQENPNAKIVWREYRGMPTYLDKIQRSLITVASGFLLGSLIAIPVGLLIGISKTAYSAINPIIQVLKPISPLAWLPLVTIVISAVYESESPLFDKAYLTSMFVVMLCSLWPTIINTAAGVGSVTRDMQNVSRVLRLSPLTHLRKIVLPCTIPSMFTGLRISLGIAWMVLIAAEMLAQNPGLGKFVWDEFQNGSSQSLARIMVAVVTIGIIGFLLDRLMLLAQRWVSWDKTATLR; this is encoded by the coding sequence ATGGTCCCATTTCGCTTGCCCCCCCTGCGTTCCCTGCTCGCTCCGCTAATCGGCCTCACTCTATTTCTGGCCGTTTGGCAAGGCGTTGCCAGCCAAATCGATACCTCGCTAGGGAAATTTCCTGGCCCGATCGAAACTTGGCAACAGTTCACCAACCTGATCGAAGAGTACCAGCAGGAAAAGGTTCGTGAACAAAAGTTTTACGAGCAGCAGCGCATTCGCAACGAGAAAAAGCTGCAGGAAAACCCGAATGCCAAAATCGTCTGGCGCGAATACAGAGGAATGCCGACCTATCTCGACAAAATTCAGCGCAGCCTCATCACCGTCGCCTCCGGCTTCCTGCTGGGTTCGCTGATCGCCATACCGGTCGGGTTGCTCATCGGAATCAGCAAAACCGCCTATTCGGCGATCAACCCGATCATCCAGGTGTTGAAACCGATCTCACCGCTCGCCTGGCTGCCATTGGTGACCATCGTGATCTCGGCCGTCTATGAGAGCGAATCGCCCCTGTTCGACAAAGCGTACCTCACCTCGATGTTCGTCGTAATGCTCTGCAGCCTCTGGCCCACCATCATCAACACCGCGGCCGGTGTCGGCAGCGTCACCCGTGACATGCAGAACGTCAGCCGCGTGTTGCGTCTGAGCCCCCTGACCCATCTGCGCAAGATCGTCCTGCCTTGCACCATCCCCAGCATGTTCACAGGGCTGCGCATCTCGCTCGGAATCGCCTGGATGGTGCTCATCGCTGCGGAGATGCTCGCCCAGAACCCGGGGCTCGGCAAATTCGTCTGGGACGAATTCCAGAACGGAAGTTCCCAATCTCTGGCTCGGATCATGGTGGCTGTGGTCACCATCGGCATCATCGGTTTCCTCCTCGACCGGTTGATGCTGCTCGCCCAACGGTGGGTCTCCTGGGACAAAACGGCCACACTGCGCTGA
- a CDS encoding bifunctional protein-serine/threonine kinase/phosphatase produces the protein MLQVSVGQYSDKGRKAVNQDFHGYLCPPRHLLRTKGIAAAIADGISSSAVSHIAAETAVKSLLTDYYDTSEAWSVKNAMRRVMAATNSWLYAQSRHRPGRFDLDQGYVCTFSAIVLKSRSAHLFHIGDTRICHLVGDQLVHLSEAHRVWEGEKSYLTRALGMREQLEMDYQRYTVEVGAILILMTDGVYEHLPDAEIARLIRENPNDLDLAAKRIVAAALDRGSDDNLTIQIIRIEQLPPPEQDELSEEAARLPLPGELRPQSELDGYRIIRELNRGPRSHLYLAQQDGSDARVVIKAPATEFAHNLDYLERFLMEEWIARRIDSPHLVKAAERTTLPTALYSVFTYIDGQTLDQWMKDNPTPDLETVRVIVEQIAKGLRALHRQEIIHRDLRPQNILIEPNGNVKVIDFGSAQIAGWVEEIPKDESVPPGAVPYLAPEYRLGERGSKRSDLYSLGVIAYQMLSGGHLPYGTDAAKIVSKEELYGLRYRSLRERGAAVPFWVDAAIRKAVHPRAEKRYESLSEFIHDLRHPNPDFVPLHNRSFHDRDPLLFWKTVSFILFFCLLVLILTHPMLHQ, from the coding sequence ATGTTGCAGGTCAGTGTCGGGCAGTATTCGGACAAGGGGCGCAAAGCGGTCAACCAAGATTTCCACGGTTACCTTTGCCCCCCTCGCCATCTTCTCCGGACGAAAGGGATCGCCGCGGCCATCGCCGATGGCATCAGCAGTAGTGCGGTGAGCCATATCGCGGCAGAAACGGCGGTAAAAAGTCTTCTCACAGACTATTACGACACTTCGGAAGCTTGGTCAGTGAAAAACGCCATGCGTCGGGTCATGGCGGCCACCAATTCCTGGCTGTACGCCCAGTCGCGCCATCGGCCAGGCCGCTTCGACCTCGACCAGGGATACGTCTGCACCTTCAGCGCGATCGTACTCAAATCGCGCTCCGCGCACCTGTTTCACATCGGCGACACGCGGATCTGCCACCTCGTCGGCGACCAGTTGGTCCACCTTAGCGAAGCACATCGCGTCTGGGAAGGAGAGAAGAGCTACCTCACTCGTGCCCTCGGGATGCGCGAACAACTGGAGATGGACTATCAGCGCTACACCGTAGAGGTGGGTGCCATCCTGATCCTGATGACCGACGGCGTCTACGAGCACCTTCCCGACGCCGAAATCGCCCGGCTCATCCGGGAAAACCCAAACGACCTCGACCTGGCTGCAAAACGGATCGTTGCAGCAGCGCTCGATCGCGGCAGCGACGATAACCTCACCATCCAAATCATACGCATCGAGCAACTTCCTCCCCCCGAGCAGGATGAGCTGAGCGAGGAGGCGGCTCGTCTGCCACTGCCAGGAGAGCTTCGCCCTCAGAGCGAGCTCGATGGTTACCGCATCATCCGCGAGCTAAACCGTGGCCCCCGCAGCCACCTATACCTCGCACAGCAGGACGGGAGTGACGCTCGAGTCGTCATCAAGGCGCCAGCAACCGAATTCGCCCACAACCTCGACTACCTCGAACGCTTCCTGATGGAAGAGTGGATCGCTCGCCGTATCGACAGCCCCCACCTGGTCAAGGCCGCCGAACGCACCACCCTACCCACCGCACTCTATTCGGTTTTTACCTACATCGATGGACAGACACTCGACCAGTGGATGAAAGACAACCCCACACCCGATCTCGAAACGGTCCGTGTGATCGTCGAACAGATCGCCAAAGGGCTTCGGGCGCTCCACCGGCAAGAGATCATTCACCGCGACCTTCGTCCTCAGAACATCCTCATCGAACCCAACGGTAACGTCAAAGTGATCGACTTCGGCTCGGCGCAGATCGCAGGTTGGGTTGAAGAGATACCCAAGGACGAATCTGTCCCACCCGGCGCCGTTCCCTACCTAGCCCCAGAGTACCGCCTTGGGGAACGGGGCTCGAAACGATCCGACCTCTACTCGCTCGGCGTCATCGCTTACCAAATGTTGAGCGGTGGCCACCTTCCCTATGGCACTGACGCCGCCAAGATCGTGAGCAAAGAGGAGCTTTACGGATTGCGCTACCGTTCACTGCGCGAGCGGGGCGCCGCCGTCCCTTTCTGGGTCGACGCAGCGATTCGAAAAGCCGTCCACCCCCGAGCGGAAAAACGGTACGAGAGCCTCTCCGAATTTATCCACGATTTGCGCCACCCCAATCCCGACTTCGTCCCCCTGCATAACCGATCGTTCCACGACCGCGACCCGCTCCTCTTTTGGAAAACCGTCTCATTCATTCTCTTTTTTTGTCTGCTGGTACTGATTTTGACCCACCCCATGTTGCACCAGTAA